Proteins from a single region of Caloramator sp. E03:
- a CDS encoding 2-hydroxyacyl-CoA dehydratase — protein sequence MENVLHLGLDAGSTTVKLVILDSKGNILYSRYQRHFSDIKNIISGLINEAYKNFKGFNITINVTGSAGLSVSKWLKVPFVQEVIAATKSVEKYIPKTDVAIELGGEDAKITYFNGSIEQRMNGTCAGGTGAFIDQMATLLQTDASGLNELAKGYKVIYPIAARCGVFAKTDIQPLLNEGAAKEDIAASIFQSVVNQTISGLACGRPIRGRIAFLGGPLYFLSELRKRFIETLNLKEDEVIFPENSQLFVALGAALLSFENNIISFKELRDRLRNLNTISEKEVQRLRPLFKDEIELKEFKARHEKNKVKRADIKSAKGNCFLGIDAGSTTTKAVLINDNGELLYSHYGSNEGNPLGSTIKILKEIYSIMPKDLKIANSAVTGYGEGLIKSALSVDIGEIETVAHYKAAQFFLPGVDFILDIGGQDMKCLKVKNGVIESIMLNEACSSGCGSFIETFANSLNMTVDEFANSALLAENPVDLGSRCTVFMNSRVKQAQKEGATVGDISAGLSYSVIKNALLKVIKIRDPKLLGNKIILQGGTFYNDAVLRAFEIISEREAVRPDISGLMGAFGAALIAKENFKEGYESTLLKLDDIKSFSTQIDMKRCGLCTNNCLLTINKFSDGREFISGNRCERGQKGIVKNNNLPNLFRYKYARIFNYKPLDESEAKRGTIGIPRVLNIYENYPFWFTFFTRLGFRVELSPASTRKIYELGIETIPSESTCYPAKISHGHIMSLVNKGIKNIFYPCVPYERKEFEEADNHYNCPIVSTYAEVIRNNMDILKEKNINFISPFLSLDDEKKLKIRLYEEFKDFGISKDEINDAVDEALTEVERVNNDIRKKGEEALKYIKENNIKAIVLAGRPYHIDPEINHGIHEMINSLGMAVLTEDSICHLGNVERPLRVVDQWMYHSRLYAAASFVAKQDNIELVQLNSFGCGLDAITTEQVQEILEGNNKIYTLLKIDEVNNLAAARIRMRSLKAAMEEREKQNIRPKKINNSYKRVIFTKEMKDKHTIIAPQMSPIHFDLLVHAFRASGYKLEVLPSVDKDAVEEGLKYVNNDACYPSIIVVGQIIEALKSGRYDINNTSVMITQTGGGCRATNYIGFLRKALKDSGFGHVPVVSLNPGGLETNPGFKITPSLINKSMIALVYGDLFLNVLLRVRPYEKIAGSANLLYEKWKTKCIENIISGNYFTFTKNIKDIVDDFENIEIRDIKKPRVGIVGEILVKYHPTANNEVVKIVESEGAEAVVPGLIDFLLYSAYDFNFKYRYLSGTRKEMILFNSLILGAEFYRKPMKEALKKSTRFEPPKRIDELAKKASEILSIGNMCGEGWLLTAEMIELIESGVPNIICMQPFACLPNHVTGKGMIKEIKRRYNKANIVAVDYDPGASEVNQLNRIKLMLSVAFKNIHKDAEIEKNNDIKIINYNTIPLER from the coding sequence ATGGAAAATGTACTTCATTTAGGACTTGATGCTGGTTCAACAACAGTTAAACTTGTAATATTAGATAGTAAAGGTAATATTTTATACAGCAGATACCAAAGGCATTTTTCTGATATTAAGAATATAATATCAGGTTTAATAAATGAGGCCTATAAGAATTTTAAAGGTTTTAATATAACAATAAATGTTACAGGTTCTGCAGGGCTTTCTGTATCAAAATGGCTTAAAGTTCCTTTTGTACAGGAAGTTATTGCAGCAACTAAAAGTGTTGAAAAGTATATACCTAAGACAGATGTTGCAATAGAGCTTGGAGGAGAAGATGCAAAGATTACTTATTTCAATGGAAGCATTGAACAGAGGATGAACGGTACCTGTGCAGGAGGTACAGGTGCATTCATTGATCAAATGGCAACGCTTCTTCAAACTGATGCTAGTGGGCTTAATGAGCTTGCGAAGGGATATAAGGTAATATATCCTATCGCAGCAAGGTGTGGAGTATTTGCTAAAACCGATATACAGCCTCTTTTAAATGAAGGAGCAGCAAAAGAGGATATTGCAGCATCTATATTTCAATCTGTAGTAAATCAGACAATAAGTGGACTTGCCTGTGGAAGACCGATAAGGGGAAGAATTGCCTTCCTTGGAGGTCCTCTTTACTTTTTATCGGAGCTTAGAAAAAGATTTATAGAAACACTTAACCTAAAAGAAGATGAGGTTATCTTCCCAGAAAACTCACAGCTTTTTGTTGCGTTAGGGGCAGCACTTTTATCTTTTGAGAATAATATAATTTCATTTAAAGAGTTAAGGGACAGGCTCCGCAATTTAAACACAATATCTGAGAAAGAAGTACAAAGGTTAAGACCTCTTTTTAAGGATGAAATAGAGTTAAAAGAATTTAAAGCAAGGCATGAAAAAAATAAAGTTAAAAGGGCAGACATAAAAAGTGCAAAGGGAAATTGCTTTCTTGGAATTGATGCTGGCTCTACTACAACGAAGGCTGTTTTAATAAATGATAATGGTGAGCTTTTGTATTCTCATTATGGAAGTAACGAAGGCAATCCATTAGGATCAACTATTAAGATATTAAAAGAGATATATAGTATAATGCCAAAGGATTTGAAAATAGCAAATTCTGCCGTAACCGGATATGGAGAAGGGCTTATAAAGTCTGCACTTTCTGTTGATATTGGGGAGATTGAAACAGTAGCTCATTATAAAGCTGCACAGTTTTTCCTGCCAGGGGTTGATTTTATACTGGATATAGGCGGCCAGGATATGAAATGCCTTAAAGTTAAAAATGGGGTTATAGAAAGCATAATGTTAAATGAGGCATGCTCTTCAGGATGCGGTTCTTTTATTGAAACTTTTGCAAATTCTCTTAATATGACGGTTGATGAGTTTGCTAATTCAGCTCTTTTAGCAGAAAATCCTGTTGATCTTGGTTCAAGGTGCACTGTATTTATGAATTCGAGGGTAAAGCAGGCTCAAAAAGAGGGAGCAACTGTTGGGGATATATCTGCAGGATTATCCTATTCAGTAATAAAAAATGCTCTTTTAAAGGTTATAAAGATAAGGGATCCAAAATTGCTTGGAAATAAAATAATACTTCAAGGTGGAACCTTTTATAATGATGCTGTTTTAAGAGCCTTTGAGATAATATCAGAAAGGGAAGCTGTAAGGCCTGATATTTCAGGACTTATGGGTGCCTTTGGGGCTGCTTTAATTGCAAAGGAGAATTTTAAAGAAGGATATGAAAGTACTCTTTTAAAGTTAGATGATATAAAAAGCTTTTCTACACAAATAGATATGAAAAGATGTGGACTTTGTACAAATAATTGCCTTCTTACTATTAATAAGTTTAGTGATGGAAGGGAGTTTATATCAGGCAACAGATGTGAGAGAGGTCAGAAGGGAATTGTTAAAAATAATAACCTTCCAAATCTTTTTAGATATAAGTATGCAAGAATATTTAATTATAAACCTCTTGATGAAAGTGAAGCTAAAAGAGGGACTATAGGTATACCAAGGGTTTTAAATATATATGAAAACTATCCTTTTTGGTTTACATTTTTTACAAGGCTTGGATTTAGAGTTGAACTATCTCCAGCTTCAACACGAAAAATATATGAGCTTGGAATAGAAACAATACCTTCAGAGTCAACCTGCTATCCTGCAAAGATAAGCCATGGCCATATTATGAGCCTTGTAAATAAAGGAATTAAGAACATATTTTATCCCTGTGTTCCTTACGAAAGAAAGGAATTTGAAGAAGCAGATAATCATTATAACTGCCCTATTGTTTCAACTTATGCTGAAGTTATAAGAAATAACATGGATATATTAAAAGAAAAGAATATAAACTTTATTAGCCCATTCCTTTCTCTTGATGATGAAAAGAAATTAAAAATAAGGCTTTATGAGGAATTTAAAGATTTTGGAATATCAAAAGATGAGATAAATGATGCAGTTGATGAGGCATTAACTGAAGTAGAAAGGGTAAATAATGATATAAGGAAAAAAGGTGAAGAAGCACTTAAATATATAAAAGAGAATAATATTAAAGCTATTGTCCTTGCAGGGCGTCCCTATCATATAGATCCTGAAATAAACCATGGAATTCATGAAATGATAAACAGCCTTGGAATGGCGGTTTTAACTGAAGATTCTATTTGTCATTTAGGAAATGTTGAAAGACCTTTGAGAGTTGTTGACCAGTGGATGTATCATTCAAGGTTATATGCAGCTGCAAGCTTTGTAGCAAAGCAAGACAATATTGAGCTTGTACAGTTAAATTCCTTTGGCTGTGGGCTTGATGCAATAACTACAGAGCAGGTTCAGGAAATACTTGAAGGTAACAATAAAATATATACTCTTTTAAAGATAGATGAAGTTAATAACCTTGCTGCAGCCAGGATAAGGATGCGCTCATTAAAGGCAGCTATGGAGGAGAGGGAAAAACAAAATATAAGACCTAAAAAAATAAATAATTCTTATAAAAGAGTAATATTTACAAAAGAGATGAAGGATAAACATACTATTATTGCACCACAGATGTCCCCAATACATTTTGATTTGCTTGTACATGCTTTTAGGGCAAGCGGATATAAACTTGAAGTATTGCCTTCAGTTGATAAGGATGCTGTTGAAGAAGGATTAAAATATGTAAATAATGATGCATGTTATCCTTCAATTATAGTTGTAGGTCAGATTATTGAAGCTTTAAAGTCAGGAAGGTATGATATTAATAATACTTCTGTTATGATAACCCAAACTGGTGGAGGATGCAGGGCAACAAACTATATAGGATTTTTAAGAAAGGCTTTAAAAGATTCAGGTTTTGGACATGTTCCTGTAGTATCTTTGAACCCAGGAGGGCTTGAAACAAACCCAGGTTTTAAAATTACCCCTTCACTTATTAATAAAAGTATGATAGCACTTGTGTATGGTGATCTTTTTCTAAACGTTTTACTTAGAGTTAGGCCTTATGAAAAAATTGCAGGTTCAGCAAACCTTTTATATGAAAAATGGAAAACTAAATGTATTGAGAATATTATATCAGGGAATTATTTTACTTTTACTAAAAATATAAAGGATATTGTAGATGATTTTGAAAATATAGAAATCAGAGATATTAAAAAACCAAGGGTTGGAATTGTAGGAGAGATACTTGTAAAGTATCATCCAACAGCCAATAATGAAGTGGTAAAGATAGTTGAAAGTGAAGGAGCAGAAGCAGTTGTTCCAGGACTAATTGATTTTCTTTTATATTCTGCTTATGATTTTAATTTTAAATATAGATATTTGTCAGGAACTAGGAAAGAGATGATATTATTTAATTCTCTTATTTTAGGAGCAGAGTTCTATAGAAAACCTATGAAGGAGGCACTGAAAAAAAGTACAAGATTTGAACCTCCAAAAAGAATTGATGAACTTGCAAAAAAAGCCTCTGAAATTCTTTCAATTGGAAACATGTGTGGAGAAGGATGGCTTCTTACGGCTGAAATGATTGAGCTTATTGAAAGTGGCGTGCCTAATATAATATGTATGCAGCCTTTTGCCTGTCTTCCAAACCATGTAACGGGTAAAGGAATGATAAAAGAAATTAAAAGAAGGTATAATAAGGCAAATATTGTGGCTGTTGATTATGATCCAGGAGCAAGTGAAGTAAATCAATTAAATAGAATAAAACTTATGCTTTCAGTTGCCTTTAAGAACATACATAAGGATGCAGAAATAGAAAAAAATAACGATATTAAAATTATAAATTATAATACCATACCTTTAGAAAGGTAG
- a CDS encoding HutD family protein: protein MGFEVKIIKRENQITAKSNGGITKEIYIYPESSKYSNRDFVWSLSIFTLEEEEFIFEDLPNYERYIMPINGQLKLEHKGYYRTKLMPFESDWSLGEWITYGKGKSVNFSLVLAKGLKGCIDSLKIKDGIYVDDMIWNGDKEFKREAKALYCCNEGFSVEFNNYQYSLNAGEMLLIIGDSVKGKEQIKLFSSCDEVMIVKAEVLFN, encoded by the coding sequence TTGGGTTTTGAAGTTAAAATAATAAAAAGGGAAAATCAAATTACAGCAAAATCAAATGGTGGAATAACAAAGGAGATCTATATTTACCCTGAAAGCAGTAAATACAGTAATAGGGATTTTGTATGGAGCCTTAGTATATTTACTTTAGAAGAGGAAGAATTTATTTTTGAAGATCTTCCTAATTATGAAAGATATATAATGCCTATTAATGGACAGTTAAAGCTTGAACATAAAGGATATTATAGAACTAAATTAATGCCCTTTGAAAGTGATTGGTCTTTAGGAGAATGGATAACATACGGCAAGGGTAAATCTGTAAATTTTAGCCTTGTTCTTGCAAAGGGATTAAAAGGATGCATTGATTCTTTAAAGATAAAAGATGGTATTTATGTAGATGATATGATTTGGAATGGAGATAAAGAATTTAAAAGGGAAGCTAAAGCATTATATTGCTGTAATGAAGGATTTTCAGTTGAATTTAATAACTATCAGTATTCACTTAATGCTGGAGAGATGCTTTTGATTATAGGGGATAGTGTGAAAGGAAAAGAGCAGATTAAACTGTTTAGCTCTTGTGATGAGGTAATGATTGTAAAGGCAGAGGTGCTATTCAATTAA